A stretch of DNA from Spirosoma endbachense:
CATTTTCGTTGCCTGCCTGGGTCTGTTCGGCCTGGCTACTTTCACCGCCGAACAACGCACGAAAGAGATCGGCGTCCGCAAAGTACTGGGTGCGTCGGTTACCAGCATCGTGGCTTTACTCTCGAAAGACTTTTTAAAACTCGTTGCCATTGCGATCGTGATTGCCGTGCCGGTAGCCTGGTACACCATGAATAATTGGTTGCAGGGCTTTGCCTACAAAATCGACATTTCGTGGTGGATGTTTGCACTGGCGGGTGTACTGGCGGTTGCTATAGCCTTATTGACAGTGAGTTATCAAAGTGTAAAAGCGGCTTTGATGAATCCGGTCAAGAGTTTACGGTCTGAATAATGCCAGGCCGGGTAAGTAACAGCGAATACTGGATTTGCCCGGTCTAAGCCCAATGTAGTACGCGTTAATCACCAGGAATTTTTGTCGCCTTAACACCGCTGCCGCCTTGAAACGTCCACTATTCATATTCATGCTGATACTGGCCATGACAGCTGTAACACGAGGACAGCCTGCGGAGTCGATGTATTTGAACCAGCCACGACCTGGTTTAGTGGCTCAAGTGTTTGCACCGGATAAAGTGTCTCTCAAAGGTCAGTATGAATATGGCTCCGTTTTTTCGAATGATGGGAAGGAATTCTATTACGCCGTAATCGTGAATAAAAAGCCCCAGATCAGGCTTTCAACGCTTAAAAACGGCAAATGGACGGAGCCTGCGGTCATCCTGGCCAGTGACAGGTATGAGTATAATGACCCTTTTCTGTCACCGGATGGGACGAAGCTGTTTTTTATCTCTGATCGGTCGCTGGATGGGCAGGGCGACAAGAAAGATTTTGATATCTGGTACATCGATCGCAGGAAAGACGGCTGGTCGGAGCCGGTCAATGCCGGTCGGGCGATAAACTCGGATAAAAACGAATACTACATGTCCTTTACGGCTGATGGTACGATGTACTATTCATCGAATGGAGCGACAAAGCCGCCTAATGAACAGAACTATGATATCTACGCTTCCCGATTTTCGAGTGGTGGATTTCAGCGTTCCCAGAAGCTGGGTAGTTCGATAAACAGCGAACAGTACGAAGCGGACGTATTCGTTTCGCCCGATGAGAAGTACCTCATATTCTGCGGAGAAAGGTCGGATGGGTTTGGAAAAGGAGACCTGTTCATCAGCTTTAAAGATGAAAAAGGGGCGTGGCAGAAAGCAAAGAACATGGGTAAAGAAATCAATACCGATCAGTATGAGTTTTGCCCATTTGTTTCCAGTGATGGAAAGTACCTGTTTTTTAGCCGGAGCGGTGATATCTATTGGGTAAGCGCCGACATAATCAATACCCTGCGATAAGGCATGTGATCTGGTCTTTGCAAAAAAAATAGTAATGCTACGAAACTATCTTAAGATCGCTTTCCGCCGTCTTTGGACCGACAAGACAAACGCGGCTATCAATGTTCTGGGGTTAACCCTGGGCATAACGTGCTGCTTAGTGATCTATATTTTCGTGCGCTATGAATCTGGCTTCGATGGATTTCATTCAAACGTAAGCCGGATATACCGGATCGTTCACCACAACAAAACCGCCGACGGTGTCCAGCATTGGCCTACTACGGCCTATCCATTAGCCGAAGCCATCCGTCAGAACATGCCGGGCGTTGGTGTTACCCAAACGGCCGGACCGGATAGTCGACTGATCAGTTCGATCGATAGCCGGGGCGTTGTCCATCGCTTTGACGAGAAACGTGTCATGTTTGCCGATGCCAACTATCTACGGACGTTCGATTTTGTGAACGTTTTTCCGGATGGTATCTGGCTGGCGGGTAATGCCCGAACGGCCTTTCAGCAACCCAACAGCGTCGTGCTGACGCAGAAAATGGCTGAGCGGTACTTCGTCGGATATGCAGGACGTTTTGAGGAGCTGCTGGGCAAGACCTTGACACTCAACAACGGTGATCCGCTTCTCGTATCAGGCATCATTCGCAACCCGCCCTCCACGACAAATCTGCTGTTCGATATTTTAGTCAATTACCAGTTTTTTAAGGCCAACAACCCGTATCAGGCTACCAACTGGTCGGGTAATTATCGCGGAACGACCTATGTTACGCTGCCCGTCGGTGCTGATCCAAAGGCCTTTGAAGGTCAGTTACAGGCATTACAAAAGAAGTACATGAAAGCGGATGATATCCGCCGAATCAGTTATTTCCTTCAGCCGATCACCAGTATCCACACCGAAACGCTGTATGGAAGTTCACAGGGGAGCTACATTGTTAGCCGCGATATGCTCTGGGGATTGGTCAGTCTGGCCGTTTTCCTGATTCTGATAGCCTCATTCAACTTTATCAACCTGACTACTGCCCAGGCCATCCGCCGACGGAAAGAAGTAGGCGTCCGGAAAGTAGTGGGTGGTACACAAGTGCAATTGTTCAGCCAGTTTATTGGCGAAACCCTCATCATTGCTATTGTAGCCGGTTTGTTGTCGCTACTGATCCTGAATGCGCTATTGAACTGGATTAACCAGTCGCTGACGATCATTGATCTAAATCTTAGTGCCGATCCGACCATCTGGGCGTTCAGTGCTGGTCTGATTCTGGTTGTGGCATTACTGGCCGGGTTTTATCCGGCAATTGTTCTATCCAATGCTCAACCGATCAACGCATTAAAGAACACTACCCCCCAGCGACATGCCCGATTCTCACTTCGGCAGGGATTAATTGTGCTGCAATTCTGCATTACCTATGCCCTGTTGGTTAGCACCTTTGTCGTCAGTCGGCAAATGAATTTATTCAGTAGCAAGGATTTAGGCTTTACGAAAGATGCTGTCATTACCATAAACGGACCACGCAATCAGGTTGCCGGTAAACTCGGTACGTTCCGGGAGAAATTGTTGCAAAGCCCTGCCATTAAGGAAGTTAGTTTTGGTTCAGGGGCCCCAATTACCAATAATCATTATGGCACCGATTTTCGGCTAAAGTCAGAAACCGTTCAAATGAATCGGCAGGCTGAAGAGAAATTTGTTGATCTGGCCTATCAATCGCTTTTTGATCTGAAGCTCATCGCCGGAAGGTGGTTCACTCAGTCGAATAATATGCCGGAAGGTTCACGGTTCAATGCCTTTGTTGTCAATGAAACAATGGTAAAAATGCTCGGTCTGACTCCCGAACAGGCCATTGGTAAAACCATGATTATCAATGAAGGAGAAGCTCCTATACTGGGCGTAGTCAAAGATTTTCATAATGTTTCGTTGCAGCAAGCTATTACACCCTGTGTTTTAATGGTTTGGAATACAGGTTTTTATGATGAAATTCATTTGCGGGTGCAAACACAGAACAGCCGTTTGTTAAACCTGCCGCAAACGCTCGGGTTTATTGAAAAAACCTGGAAACAACTCTTTCCGGACGATGTGTATCAGTACACATTTTTGAACGAGTCGCTGGCGAAAAATTACATCATTGAGCAATTGGTATTCGACGCATTCCGGATTTTTGCTGCTATCTCGATTTTCATTTCGTGCCTTGGCTTATTCGGGCTTATCACGTTCGCAGCGAATCAACGAACCAAAGAAATCGGCGTCCGGAAAGTACTTGGCGCATCGGTGGCCAGCCTAGTAGGCTTGCTCTCCAAAGACTTCCTGAAACTGGTGCTGATCGCCA
This window harbors:
- a CDS encoding FtsX-like permease family protein, with protein sequence MLRNYLKIAFRRLWTDKTNAAINVLGLTLGITCCLVIYIFVRYESGFDGFHSNVSRIYRIVHHNKTADGVQHWPTTAYPLAEAIRQNMPGVGVTQTAGPDSRLISSIDSRGVVHRFDEKRVMFADANYLRTFDFVNVFPDGIWLAGNARTAFQQPNSVVLTQKMAERYFVGYAGRFEELLGKTLTLNNGDPLLVSGIIRNPPSTTNLLFDILVNYQFFKANNPYQATNWSGNYRGTTYVTLPVGADPKAFEGQLQALQKKYMKADDIRRISYFLQPITSIHTETLYGSSQGSYIVSRDMLWGLVSLAVFLILIASFNFINLTTAQAIRRRKEVGVRKVVGGTQVQLFSQFIGETLIIAIVAGLLSLLILNALLNWINQSLTIIDLNLSADPTIWAFSAGLILVVALLAGFYPAIVLSNAQPINALKNTTPQRHARFSLRQGLIVLQFCITYALLVSTFVVSRQMNLFSSKDLGFTKDAVITINGPRNQVAGKLGTFREKLLQSPAIKEVSFGSGAPITNNHYGTDFRLKSETVQMNRQAEEKFVDLAYQSLFDLKLIAGRWFTQSNNMPEGSRFNAFVVNETMVKMLGLTPEQAIGKTMIINEGEAPILGVVKDFHNVSLQQAITPCVLMVWNTGFYDEIHLRVQTQNSRLLNLPQTLGFIEKTWKQLFPDDVYQYTFLNESLAKNYIIEQLVFDAFRIFAAISIFISCLGLFGLITFAANQRTKEIGVRKVLGASVASLVGLLSKDFLKLVLIAIVIASPLAWYAMSLWLQGFAYKADMEWWVFALAGLLAAGIALLTVSFQSIKAALMNPVNSLRSE